A genomic region of Metopolophium dirhodum isolate CAU chromosome 1, ASM1992520v1, whole genome shotgun sequence contains the following coding sequences:
- the LOC132935012 gene encoding proteoglycan 4-like codes for MTGQQQEKWQQVAELIQRLGLVSGGQDEPRTAAQVARMTTRQLLQDPVRAAIYNRGWADRTMDIQRRLRPHRPPSTSTPGSRTPSLTRPPPPATTPAPVTPAEPAPVPRQTGVLPGPTGKVRTEAQQARNRRKFQQLKEKRKARESEASQQRRLAKQPAPTSDPEAAGTPPANPTPMEVDKPASKDGKSEEPGQPTSQESPDQSEATVDITEADWLVAFEGMPELDDTHSFYTPVGSPKHPQ; via the coding sequence ATGACCGGCCAACAGCAGGAGAAGTGGCAGCAGGTGGCCGAGTTAATCCAACGGCTGGGGCTGGTATCCGGTGGCCAGGATGAGCCGCGAACAGCCGCCCAGGTCGCGAGGATGACTACCCGCCAACTCCTGCAGGATCCAGTGCGGGCGGCCATCTACAACCGGGGCTGGGCGGACCGTACGATGGACATCCAGCGGAGGTTGCGGCCACACCGACCACCATCAACATCAACACCCGGCAGCCGCACACCGTCCCTGACAAGGCCACCACCCCCAGCAACGACACCTGCCCCCGTAACACCTGCGGAGCCGGCACCGGTACCCAGGCAAACGGGGGTACTCCCCGGCCCAACGGGAAAGGTGAGGACGGAGGCGCAGCAGGCACGGAACCGCCGGAAATTCCAGCAGCTAAAGGAAAAGAGGAAAGCCAGGGAAAGCGAGGCAAGCCAACAACGTCGGCTTGCCAAGCAACCCGCGCCAACCTCAGACCCGGAAGCAGCCGGCACGCCTCCGGCCAACCCAACACCGATGGAGGTGGACAAACCGGCATCCAAGGACGGCAAGTCCGAGGAGCCGGGACAGCCCACCAGCCAGGAGTCACCAGACCAATCAGAGGCCACGGTGGACATAACCGAGGCAGATTGGCTGGTGGCGTTCGAGGGGATGCCGGAGTTAGACGACACTCACTCGTTCTACACTCCGGTAGGGTCCCCAAAACACCCCCAGTAA